The sequence AACCGATCAGCCGCTGGGCGCCAGAATTCGCCGACATGCGGGTGCTGAACGACCCGGAGGGACCGCTGGACGCGACCCGGCCCGCCAACCGGCCGATCACGTTCGAGGATCTGCTGACCCACCGCGCGGGCCTGACCTACGGCGACTTCCACACCGGGCCGCTGGCCCGGGCCTATGCCGAGGCGCTCGGCGGCGATATCGACAGCCATGCTTCGCCGGGCGACTGGATCGCCGGCCTGGCCGCCCTTCCCCTGATCGACCAACCGGGAGCGGGCTTCCACTATGGCTGCTCCACCGACCTCTTGGGCCTGCTGCTCGCCCGGATGGACGATGCGCCGCTGGACGAGGTGATGAGGCGGCGGCTGTTTCGCCCGCTGGGCATGACGGACACGGGCTTCGACGTTCCCCGTGAGCAGCGGCCCCGCCGCGCCAGGATGTATGGCTTCGATAGCAGCGGGCGCCTGGCCGAGCGGACGAGCGGCCCGGGCGGCTCCTTCATGGCTGAGCGCCCGGAGAGCATGACCTTCCAGTCCGGCGGCCAAGGCCTGTGGTCGACGGCGGACGACTATCTGGCCTTTGCGCGCCTGTTCCTTGGCGCGGGCGCCGTGGACGGCGTGCGCATCCTGAAGCCCGAGACGATGGCGCTGATGACCGCGAACCGGCTCAGCGAGGCTCAGCGTGCGTCGGCGCGCCTCCTCGGCATGCCGCTCTTCGCCGGCCATGGCTTCGGCCTGGGCGTCGCCGTAGTGCTCGACCCGGACAACGCGTCGGCCGTCCGGTGCAAGGGTGCGATCGGCACCGTCGGCTGGCCGGGCGCCTTTGGCGGCTGGTGGCAGGCCGACCCGATCGACCAGTCGGCCATGGTCTTCCTCGCGCACAACGCGCTGGAGTTGGAGCAGCTGGCCGAAGGAATCGGATTGGGCGTCTATGCGGCGATCACCGAGTTCCATGCGGCGGTGTCGGCTCCTGCGTCAGCGCTCGATCCCCATTCGCCGGCCGACGCCGAAGGCCTCACCGCGCCCGGGCGCCGATGAAGCCGAGGCCGACGGCGCGGCAGAGGGTCTGGATGCGGCCGGACGTGCCGAACTTGACGGCGACGTTGCGCAGGTGAAAGCGCACGGTCGAGGCCGACATATCGAGAATGATGCCGATCTCGGCATCGGTCTTGCCCTTCGACGCCCAGCGAAGGCACTGGACTTCCCGCCGGGTGAGACGCGGCGTGTCGGCCGGCGCCAGGAGCTGGGCTTCGGCGTGCGCCGCGATCAGGCGCAGCGCCGCCATCTGCATGGCGAAGCCGTCCCGGCGTAGCACCTCGGCCACATCGAGGGCGGTCTCGCTGGCCCAGAACACCGCGCCGACGGCGCCGGCGGGCAGGTGGATCGGCGCCACGATCGCACTGGTCACGCCGGATCCGGCGATGTCCTTGACGCCTTCGACCCGGGCGAGGGCTCGTGTGGGGCGCCAGAAAACCAGCCGCTCTTCGCAATAGCCGAACGGCTCGGCGATCAGGCGGGCAGCGTTCAGCAGCGGCGACTCCAGCGCCAGCCGGCGGTTGAGCCAATAGCCGTCGCGCGACTCGATCCAGCGGAACCGCGTCTCGCCATAGGCGCGCCCGTGCTGATCGCGCATCGGCTCAGGGTCGCCGAGGTCGCTCTGGACCGCGATGAACGGCAGGCCGTTGCGCTCGCCGAGCCCGATGACCTCGTCGCAGGCCGCCTCGATCACCTTCCAGAGGTCGGGTAGTTCGGCTTCCGTCACGCCTTGCCTTGCCCCGATCCTCGTTCGGCTGTGGGCCGACCGCTCAAGTTCGCGAGAGAGGGTACCTGAGCGGCGGCCCGGGAGACGATCAATACTTGAACGACAGCGAAGCGCCGAACGTGGTCGGCTGGCCGGGGAAGCGCACGACGCTGTTGGCGTTGCTGGCCACCGCCGTCCAGTAGTAGGCGTCGGTGATGTTCCGGTCCCAGATCATGAACTCCCAACGGTCGTTCAGGGCATGTATGCCCACGCTGGCGTTGAGCAGGCCATAGCCCTTGATGCCGAACAGCGGATCCTCGCCCAGGTCGGCGTGCGAGCGGGACTGGTAGCGGCCGTTGAGCGCCGCCTGCAGTCCGATCGCATCGTTGATCGGGTGATCGTAGAGCAGGGTCAGGCTGGTCTGCCAGGTCGGGCTGAGCGGGAACTGCGCGCCGGCGAAGTTCTGCGGCAGGCCGGCGGCGTTGATGCCGACGTACTTCTGGACTTCGGTCTGCAGATAGGTGACCGAGGCGGTGGCCGTCAGGCTGTGGGTCACCCGCCAGGTCACGTCGCTGTCGATGCCGTAGGCCTGGGATTTCGGGATGTTCACCAAGCGCGCCAGCGCCGTGTAGATCGGGTCGGCGAAGTAGCCGCTGAGCTGCTTGTCCTTGTAGTCGTTGTAGAAGATCGAGGCGTTGACCTGCAGCCGCCGGTCGGCCAGCAGGGCCTTCACCCCGACTTCGTAGCCGGTCAGCAGCTCCTGTCGGGCCGGCGCGTCGGACGTGTCGATATTGGCGGCGTTGATCGGCGTGTCGCCGGCCTTGGCGCCCCGGGCGATGGCGGCATAGGCGAGCACGCCGGGCTTGATGGTCCAATCCAGCGAAACGCGGCCGGCGACGTTGGTTTCATCCAGCTTGGAGCGCACCAGGCCGAAGCTGTTGGTCGGCGGGTCGAAGCTGACGCAGCCGTTGGGCTGCACCGCGGCGGGGAAGTTCCCGCCGCCATAAACCAGTCCATAGAGGAAGCGGTTGAACAGGTTCACCGTGGGCAGGAGGTTGCCGTTGTAGGCGAACGAGCATCCGCGGAAGGTCTGGCGGTCGTCGGTGTAGCGGATGCCGGTGGTGAGCTTCAGAGCGTCGGTCAGGCGCCAGTCCGCATTGGCGAACAGGCTCCAGGTGTCTGTGTCCAGATCGCCGATGTCGCTGTAGGTGCGGAAGGCCTGGGCGACGTCCTGGGCGGTATAGCCGAAGGTGTTGAAGGGGCTGGCGACCAGGCCCCCGGCCGGGATGGGGCCGCCGCCGTAGAGGGTGAGCAGCCGGATGGCGGTGACGTTGGCGTTCTCGCCCAGCAGGGTCCGGTCACCGTCGGTGATGGAGTCGTGGCCGTAGTAGCCGCCGACCAGCCAGTGGCCGAGCCGGGTGTCGCCCTCGAGGTGAACGTCCTCGGAAATGGAGCGGATGGTCCCATCGACCTGCTGCACCAGGAGTTCGTAGGGCGCGCCGCTCCAGTCGAACGCCGCATGCCGGGTCAGGTCGTTGTAGCCGGTCAGGCTGACCAGTTTCGCATTGTCGCCGAGGCTGTAGTCCAGGCGCAGCTTGACGGCGTAGAAGTCGTCATTCTCGCGCAAGGGGCCTGCCACGCCCGTGCCGGTCCCGACGTTGGCGCTGCGTTGCGCGGCCGGCTCCCAGTCGGCCTGAGTATCGCTGCTCGGCGCATGGCTGGCGATGTAGGCGGCCAGACCCGGCGTATTGAACGGGCTGAAGGCGCCCCCGGCCGCGGGGTCGGTATTGGGCGTGAAGCCGATCGCCTGGGCGGCGGTGGTGTCGGAGCCGTTGTGCCAGCCGGAAAACGAGGCGTCGATGCGCAGCTTAGAGGTCGGTTCGGCGGCGAGCGAGGCGCGCCAGCCGTAGCGGCTCACACGCCCCTGCCGGTCGCCCGGGCGGGTGTCGCTGACCTGCCAGCCCTCGTCGCTGTTCTCTGTGCGGAAGGCGAGGCGCCCCTGGACGCCGGGCATCAGCGGCCCGCTGACGAAGCCCTCGAAGTTATGGGTCTGGTAGTTGCCGATCTCGGCGGTGGCGCCCGCCGCGAAGCTTTCGGACGGCTTGTTGGTGATGAAATCGATCAGGCCCGCCGTGGCGTTGCGCCCGTACAGCGTGCCCTGGGGGCCTTTCAGCACCTCGACGCGCTGAAGGTCGAAGATCGGCCCCGTGTTCATGAACGGATAGGGATAGGCGACTTCGTCGGTATAGGTCCCGACGGTCGAGGTGGCCGACAGGTTGATGGTGTTGAAGCCGATCCCGCGCAGCGTATAGATCGGCACGCCTTCATAGCCCTGGGACACGGTGAAGCTCGGCGCCACCGCGCTGAGGTCCTTGGTGCTGGTCACGTGCAGCTGGGTCAGCTCCGCGCCCCGGAAGGCCTGGATGGCCATGCCGATCTTGTTCGCGGTCTCTTCGCGGCGCTGGGCGGTGACGACGATCGATTCGATGGTCTCCGGCTGGGCCGACGCGGCCTTGGCCGGCGGCGCGGACTGCGCATGGGCGAACGTGGCCGCCATGAGCGCCGGCAGCGAAGCGCCGAGCGCCAACGCGGCGCGGCGCGCCGTTGCTACTAAGGTTTGCATGCGCGTCTTCATCCCTCTGGGGCGCCGTTCGGCGGCTTGCTCTGTGTGGGCGCCAAGCTTTCCGACGATCCCGCCCCGCGCAACCTGTCGAAGCTGACAGGGTCGGCCGCGTCAGAGTCCCAGAGTGCGGTGGGCCAGGATGTCGCGTTGGATCTCGTTCGAGCCGCCGTAGATCGAGGCGGCCCGGTTGTTGAGATAGCGGGCCTGGGCCATCAGGCTGTGCTCGGGCCCGATCGGCGCGACCGTCGATCCGGCCCGGCGGGCCTCGGGCTGATAGGGGGACCCGTAGTGCGCGGCGCCGAGCAGGAACAGCTCATCGAATTGCTGCATCAACTCGGTGGACTGGATCTTGAGCATGGACGAGGCCGGCCCGGGCGGCACGCCCGCGGACAGGGCCGCCATCACTCGCCGCTCGGTCATGTCGATGGCGTCCAGGCTGATGGTCGCCTGTCCCAGCCGGCGACGGAACGCCGGCTCATCGACCAGGCGCCCGCCGTCGTCGGCCTGTTCCTGGCTCGCGAGGCGCACCAGGCGTTCGAGGGTCACGCGCAGCCCCGCCGCCGCCCCGCCGCCGCGCTCGAATTCGAGGAGATACTTGGCGACGGTCCAGCCCTGGTTCTCTTCGCCGACCCGGCCGCTGAGGGGGACGCGGACATTGTCGAAGAAGACCTGGTTGACCTCGTGCTCGCCGGCCAGGGTGATGATCGGGCGCACCGTGACGCCGGGACTCGCCATCTCCAGCAGCAGGAAGGTGATCCCGGCCTGCGGTTTGCCTTCCCGGCGGGTGCGGACCAGGCAGAACATCCGGTTCGCCCAGTGGGCGTGGGTGGTCCAGATCTTGGTCCCGTTCAGGACATAGTGGTCGCCATCCTGGACGGCCTGCAGCTGCAGGGCGCCCAGGTCCGACCCTGCGCCGGGTTCCGAATAACCCTGGCACCAGTAGTCTTCGCCCGACAGGATGCGGGGCAGGTAGTGGGCCTTCTGTTCCGGCGTTCCGAAGCCCATGATCACGGGCCCGACCATCTTCAGGCCCATCGGGGCCAGGCTCGGCGCGCCGGCCCGCGCGCATTCGGCGGCGAAGATATAGCGCTGCATCTCGGTCCAGCCGGGCCCGCCATACTCGACCGGCCAGGAGGGCGCGACCCAGCCCCTCTCATGCAGGATGCGCTGCCAGGCGAGGCTGTAGGTCTTGTCCATGAAGACGCTGGAAGCGCGCCGGCCGGCTTCCTGCAGATCCGGCGGCAGGGCCGCGTCGAGAAAATCCCTCACCTGGTCGCGAAAGGCCACGTCGTCTTCGGTGAGGTCCAGGTTCAAATCTGATCTCCTTGGGGCGCGGTCGACCCGTCATCCATCGATGGACGCGGAGAAGGCCGCACACAAGCTGTCGGGATTGATAGCGTTTCGAGCCGGCGTCGGTATCGGCGATCGCAAGATGGTCAGGCGCGCCTCATCCTCTGCGCGCCAGGATCTCCGATTGCCGCCCGGGGGGAAGCCAGGCGAATTCGCCGGGCAGCCCCATGCGCACGGCGGCTTGCCAGGCCGGGGACTTGCGATCCCGGATGGTGTCCGCCAGTCGGCCGAAAACGCGCAGGACGGCGCGATCGGCCGCCGTCAGGTTCCACTCCGCGCCGAGTTCGAGCCTGTTGCGAACCAGGTCGGGCAGGATCGAGACAGCGCCTTTGGCCAGGGCGCGATGCAGGAACTTGGGCGCGCTGGGCGCCGCCTTGCCCGAGGCGATGATGCCGAGGAATTCGAGATTGATCGAGTGGGGTTCGAAGTCGGGCGCCAGGGCGGCCATCATCTCCAGGAACTCGGCCTCCGACCTGACCGGGCGCCGCACGCCATAGAGCTGGCTGACGGAGACGCCTTCTGAGAAAAATCTGGCTTGATCTTCGTCCGTCAGGGGGCGGACGAAGCTGTGATAGGCCTTCATGAAGCCGAAGGCGGCGGTGGCGTGGACCCAGTCCAGGAGTTCAGGCTCCAGGGCCTTGTAGGCCCGGCCGTCGGGCGTGACGCCCGAAACCTTGCTGTGCAGGCGATTGACGCCGGCGATCACCCGCCGGGCCGCGGAGGCCGGGCCATAGACGCCGACCATGGCGGCGGCGCCGGTCCGTCTCGAGC is a genomic window of Phenylobacterium montanum containing:
- a CDS encoding serine hydrolase domain-containing protein, whose translation is MSRDRTVEAMLDELVAAGELAGAVTLAWRAGRIVQSAAVGWRDIAGGLPMERDTLFRIASLSKPVTSVVALTLLEEGRFALDEPISRWAPEFADMRVLNDPEGPLDATRPANRPITFEDLLTHRAGLTYGDFHTGPLARAYAEALGGDIDSHASPGDWIAGLAALPLIDQPGAGFHYGCSTDLLGLLLARMDDAPLDEVMRRRLFRPLGMTDTGFDVPREQRPRRARMYGFDSSGRLAERTSGPGGSFMAERPESMTFQSGGQGLWSTADDYLAFARLFLGAGAVDGVRILKPETMALMTANRLSEAQRASARLLGMPLFAGHGFGLGVAVVLDPDNASAVRCKGAIGTVGWPGAFGGWWQADPIDQSAMVFLAHNALELEQLAEGIGLGVYAAITEFHAAVSAPASALDPHSPADAEGLTAPGRR
- a CDS encoding helix-turn-helix transcriptional regulator, which encodes MTEAELPDLWKVIEAACDEVIGLGERNGLPFIAVQSDLGDPEPMRDQHGRAYGETRFRWIESRDGYWLNRRLALESPLLNAARLIAEPFGYCEERLVFWRPTRALARVEGVKDIAGSGVTSAIVAPIHLPAGAVGAVFWASETALDVAEVLRRDGFAMQMAALRLIAAHAEAQLLAPADTPRLTRREVQCLRWASKGKTDAEIGIILDMSASTVRFHLRNVAVKFGTSGRIQTLCRAVGLGFIGARAR
- a CDS encoding acyl-CoA dehydrogenase family protein, giving the protein MNLDLTEDDVAFRDQVRDFLDAALPPDLQEAGRRASSVFMDKTYSLAWQRILHERGWVAPSWPVEYGGPGWTEMQRYIFAAECARAGAPSLAPMGLKMVGPVIMGFGTPEQKAHYLPRILSGEDYWCQGYSEPGAGSDLGALQLQAVQDGDHYVLNGTKIWTTHAHWANRMFCLVRTRREGKPQAGITFLLLEMASPGVTVRPIITLAGEHEVNQVFFDNVRVPLSGRVGEENQGWTVAKYLLEFERGGGAAAGLRVTLERLVRLASQEQADDGGRLVDEPAFRRRLGQATISLDAIDMTERRVMAALSAGVPPGPASSMLKIQSTELMQQFDELFLLGAAHYGSPYQPEARRAGSTVAPIGPEHSLMAQARYLNNRAASIYGGSNEIQRDILAHRTLGL
- a CDS encoding TonB-dependent receptor; translated protein: MQTLVATARRAALALGASLPALMAATFAHAQSAPPAKAASAQPETIESIVVTAQRREETANKIGMAIQAFRGAELTQLHVTSTKDLSAVAPSFTVSQGYEGVPIYTLRGIGFNTINLSATSTVGTYTDEVAYPYPFMNTGPIFDLQRVEVLKGPQGTLYGRNATAGLIDFITNKPSESFAAGATAEIGNYQTHNFEGFVSGPLMPGVQGRLAFRTENSDEGWQVSDTRPGDRQGRVSRYGWRASLAAEPTSKLRIDASFSGWHNGSDTTAAQAIGFTPNTDPAAGGAFSPFNTPGLAAYIASHAPSSDTQADWEPAAQRSANVGTGTGVAGPLRENDDFYAVKLRLDYSLGDNAKLVSLTGYNDLTRHAAFDWSGAPYELLVQQVDGTIRSISEDVHLEGDTRLGHWLVGGYYGHDSITDGDRTLLGENANVTAIRLLTLYGGGPIPAGGLVASPFNTFGYTAQDVAQAFRTYSDIGDLDTDTWSLFANADWRLTDALKLTTGIRYTDDRQTFRGCSFAYNGNLLPTVNLFNRFLYGLVYGGGNFPAAVQPNGCVSFDPPTNSFGLVRSKLDETNVAGRVSLDWTIKPGVLAYAAIARGAKAGDTPINAANIDTSDAPARQELLTGYEVGVKALLADRRLQVNASIFYNDYKDKQLSGYFADPIYTALARLVNIPKSQAYGIDSDVTWRVTHSLTATASVTYLQTEVQKYVGINAAGLPQNFAGAQFPLSPTWQTSLTLLYDHPINDAIGLQAALNGRYQSRSHADLGEDPLFGIKGYGLLNASVGIHALNDRWEFMIWDRNITDAYYWTAVASNANSVVRFPGQPTTFGASLSFKY
- a CDS encoding oxygenase MpaB family protein, whose product is MTAHSPAADFELHETAKAAAAREAPIDFLNPLGEPSLVPPDSVQWRVFRNPVALGVGGVAAVLLEFADARIRSGVWDHSVYRIDPIGRSRRTGAAAMVGVYGPASAARRVIAGVNRLHSKVSGVTPDGRAYKALEPELLDWVHATAAFGFMKAYHSFVRPLTDEDQARFFSEGVSVSQLYGVRRPVRSEAEFLEMMAALAPDFEPHSINLEFLGIIASGKAAPSAPKFLHRALAKGAVSILPDLVRNRLELGAEWNLTAADRAVLRVFGRLADTIRDRKSPAWQAAVRMGLPGEFAWLPPGRQSEILARRG